The stretch of DNA AGCCGAGTGCCACGTACGGCTGCACTTCGTGCGGGTACCTCGAGCACTACGCGAGATCGGGGTTTCGCCGTCACCTAGCCACCTAGCCACGTAGACAACGTGCAGCCGAAGGAGTACACCGTAGGGTGACATGAAGCTCGCCCAGATCCTGCTCCTCCTCGGAGCGATCGTCTTCATCGGCATCGGCATCGTGTTCCTCTTCGCCCCCGTCCAGTGGGCCCGGGTCGTCGAGATCGAGCTCCCCACGCCCATCTCCCGGACGGACCTGCGCGCGACCTACGGCGGGTTCGACCTCGGCTTCGGCGTCTTCCTCGCCCTCTGCGCCTTCCGCCGCGAGTGGATCCGGCCGGGGCTCGCGGCGATGGGGATCGCGCTGGCGGGCTTCGCCGGCGGCCGGACCTATGGGATCCTCCTGGACGGCTGCCCGACGATGCTCATGCCGTCCCTCGCGATTTTGGAAGCGAGCGGTTCGATTCTCGCGTTCCTGGTGCTCCGGAAGACGTCTAAAGAAAGATGAGCGGCATCCTCCAATCCATCATCGACGAGTACCGCCGCTACAAGGCGCTCGCCGAGTCGGCGATCGAGCAGGTGCCGGAAGCAGATCTCTCCACCCCCGGGCCGAACAACACCAACTCGATCGCCGTGATCTGCTGGCACGTCTCGGGAAACCTCCGCTCGCGCTTCACCGACTTCCTCACGAGCGACGGCGAGAAGCCCTGGCGCCAGCGCGAGGAGGAGTTCGCCGCTCGAACGGTCTCGCGCGCCGAGCTCACGGCCAAATGGAACCAGGGCTGGGACGTCCTGCTCGCGACGCTCGACTCGCTCACGGACGCCGACCTCACGAAGACGATCCGGATCCGGAACGAGCCCTTCACGGTCCACGCGGCGCTCCATCGCTCGCTCGCGCACACGAGCTATCACGTCGGGCAGATCGTGACCCTGGCCCACCAGATCCGTGGCGCCGACTGGCGCTACCTCAGCATTCCGCCGGGCGGGACGGACGCGTACAACGCGAATCCCACGCACGAGACACCAGCCAAGCACGCGGAGCGGCTCCGCTCACCCAACGCAACCTCAGGGAAGTGACGTTTTCGCCTTGATTTAGGTCGGTGGCGGTGCTACAGTGTTCCTGCCGGCTTCAAGGAGGACGCTATGGTGCGCATGGCGCTAGGTTTCCCCCGACGCAGCTCGAGATACACCCACACCCCTTCGCAGCACCCCCGGCTGTTCCTGATCGCCTGCTCGGTGATCCTTGCCTTGGGATTCGTCTGTCCTGCCGCGGCTCAGGTCGCCCAGCCCAATTTCCCGGTCACGGACGACGCCGTCACTTCGACTGCGATTTCCGGAAACACCCTCTACCTAGGCGGCTGGTTCACGCGCATCGGTCCGCGGGAAGGGCCCGCCGTTCTTCGAAATGGCGTGGCCGCGGTCGACGTTACGACGGGATCCATCTTGCCTTGGAATCCCACGACCTCCGGATACATCTTCGCCGCGACCGGCGGTACGGTCTACCTCGGGGGTCCAGGTTTGATGGCGGTCGATGGCGTCACGGGGCTCCAGAAGTGGGCGCTCAGCGCGAACAATAGTGGAATCTACGCCATGGCGATGGCCAACGGCCTGATCTACGTTGGAGGCAGTTTCACCACCATCGGCGGCGTCGCGCGAAGCGGCCTCGCCGCGATAGACCCCGCCACCGGTGCTGTCACTGCCTGGAATCCTCCGGGCTCCAATGGCCTGATCTGGTGTCTCGTTCCCGGACCGGGAGTGCTCTACGCCGGCGGGGACTTCACGTCCATCGGCGGACAGCCGCGAAACTACATCGCGGCCTTGAGCCAGGAGACGGGCCTGGCGACAGCATGGAATCCAGGCGCCGACCGCCGGGTCTACTCCTTGGTGCCGAGCGGTTCCGTGGTCTACGCCGCGGGGGAATTCGGGAGGGTCGGCGGGCAGTACCGGAGGGGGCTCGCCGCGATCGACGCCTCGACGGGTGCTGTCACATCGTGGAACCCGAGTACGAACGGCGATGTCTGGACCATGGCCTTGAGCGGAAACACGCTCTACGTGGGCGGGGTCTTCACGACGGTCGGGACCTCCTCACGAAATGGCGCGGCCGAGATCCATGCCGAGA from Candidatus Eisenbacteria bacterium encodes:
- a CDS encoding DUF1572 family protein produces the protein MSGILQSIIDEYRRYKALAESAIEQVPEADLSTPGPNNTNSIAVICWHVSGNLRSRFTDFLTSDGEKPWRQREEEFAARTVSRAELTAKWNQGWDVLLATLDSLTDADLTKTIRIRNEPFTVHAALHRSLAHTSYHVGQIVTLAHQIRGADWRYLSIPPGGTDAYNANPTHETPAKHAERLRSPNATSGK
- a CDS encoding DUF4345 domain-containing protein, giving the protein MKLAQILLLLGAIVFIGIGIVFLFAPVQWARVVEIELPTPISRTDLRATYGGFDLGFGVFLALCAFRREWIRPGLAAMGIALAGFAGGRTYGILLDGCPTMLMPSLAILEASGSILAFLVLRKTSKER
- a CDS encoding FlgD immunoglobulin-like domain containing protein, which translates into the protein MILALGFVCPAAAQVAQPNFPVTDDAVTSTAISGNTLYLGGWFTRIGPREGPAVLRNGVAAVDVTTGSILPWNPTTSGYIFAATGGTVYLGGPGLMAVDGVTGLQKWALSANNSGIYAMAMANGLIYVGGSFTTIGGVARSGLAAIDPATGAVTAWNPPGSNGLIWCLVPGPGVLYAGGDFTSIGGQPRNYIAALSQETGLATAWNPGADRRVYSLVPSGSVVYAAGEFGRVGGQYRRGLAAIDASTGAVTSWNPSTNGDVWTMALSGNTLYVGGVFTTVGTSSRNGAAEIHAETGATTAWSPDAYGAESIALGSNAVFLGGQFVDGIAKVSSVVTGIEPTPSVESVLGPAAPNPFGASTSIRFSLEKEEAVSLRVYNVHGREIAVLAQGKHGVGTHVVGWDGTDRDGQAAVSGVYFYELKTTTLSFKRKVVLVR